ATTTGTGACAGGTTTGAAAGCAATGAAAGTAGACAGTATACGTGCTATACAAGCAAGATTACCAGAAATTGTTCAAGAGTTAACCATAAATAGTGATTTATTCAAGGATCTCTACCGATTTACGTTTCGATTTGGCTTGGATGTTAATTCTGGTCAAAGAATATTACCAGCTGACATGGCAATTGTTCTATGGAAGCTTGTTTTTACATTGCGTGAACCACCTCTTTTATCTAGATGGCTTAAATTTCTTGAGTACCATCACGTTCGAGGTATACCCAGAGATACATGGAATATGTTTTTGAATTTTGCTGAAAGTATTGGTGATGATCTTGGTACCTATGATGATGCAGAAGCATGGCCAAGTTTATTTGATGATTTTGTTGAATATGAAAATGATCAAATGAACCAAAACATCAGTAAAGATGATATCATAAAGGATGTTTCTATTGATAAACCTTAATATtggtattttaaacaaattttcatcgtAATAAGGTATTATTACCGTACATTTTATTCCAGAAATCATTAAAAGATTTTTAACAATGAAatcagaaaaataatttttttgcaaactttctatattatttatttctcaattATTAGATTATGCAATATCAAATGAAATAGGATAATTAAAGATttcagaaaaattcttttcaaagcATTTTATTCAAAGGgatatatatttcaaattttgcacacttaaTGAACATAGCAGAATTTCTGTAATCTAAATTTGTGATACAGCATATATGAA
The Ptiloglossa arizonensis isolate GNS036 chromosome 3, iyPtiAriz1_principal, whole genome shotgun sequence genome window above contains:
- the Sccro3 gene encoding defective in cullin neddylation 1 domain containing SCCRO3 isoform X2 — translated: MELRGLFPNSCQQTGPLAPEPHINGNRKSIATLSTFNNVGSDNCGSVPSVQNNLRLSRGFYARLPPLSRSGPSSGLNVTIESKQQREPSESKLNALFDQYKDPHEDVILADGIERLCNNLQLSPDEFQVLVLAWKLNAEQMCQFTRQEFVTGLKAMKVDSIRAIQARLPEIVQELTINSDLFKDLYRFTFRFGLDVNSGQRILPADMAIVLWKLVFTLREPPLLSRWLKFLEYHHVRGIPRDTWNMFLNFAESIGDDLGTYDDAEAWPSLFDDFVEYENDQMNQNISKDDIIKDVSIDKP